A single region of the Xenopus laevis strain J_2021 chromosome 4L, Xenopus_laevis_v10.1, whole genome shotgun sequence genome encodes:
- the sfmbt1.L gene encoding scm-like with four MBT domains protein 1 produces MSLQEQPATDADISLEEAEFNWEEYLEETGCIAAPHSFFKHVDTSLKNGLSPGMRLEVPHRTESQVYWIANIITTCGKLLLLRYLGCGEDRSSDFWCDIVTSDLHPIGWAQQNGKSLRPPEGIREKLKNWEEYLAENSTGVGSAPAHLLEGPHRGKDPLDLFGPGSKLELQHCQDSLVAWPVRVLENTGGRLKLQYEGAPDCVWLFYLHPFLHQVGWAAQHEHDMQPPQAISHLRSEEEWKEILTKWETDPGDCVPAEFFQEQPPLPIHSFSAGMKVEALDQSNPSYFMPATVTKVFSDRYFLIAFDDLRPLDSRTSRLFLCHCNSTEIFPVGSSQKMGVPLRPPPGHSEEEFVWDKYLTQCDGSAAPESNFPMPQPQSDHVFQERMKLEAVNPLQQEEICIATVTQVMGSYIRLQLEGSKLPIPECIVHVESMDIFPMGWCETNGHLLCAPPRSKVNPPKKTVASQHEKPIPASKNLNGLSTTESAPCKFNSNGKYLCPKIYFNHRCFSGPYLNKGRIAELPKSVGPGSCVLVLKEVLSLLINAAYKPSRVLRELELQEDSSWSQHTETIKAKYKGKTYRSTVELVRTSDQVPEFCRKTCLKLECCPNLFGPLMVLDQCSENCSVLTKTKYTHYYGKRRGKNLTNPTGILRSIEAALKKPAKKRRRRKNFFVHKKKRMSTSVDNTPGGSPQGSDEEEEEEGEEDSPSEGSIQEQSEISGKGSSSTSPTRSERSLNTEKKKSHPFSDNEKLLMTKDIRIELREPLILDSSPLDWTVNDVIQYIKSTDCANLAKHFQEQEIDGKALLLLTLPAVQDFMDLKLAAAVRLCYHVERVKLAFYQSLTS; encoded by the exons ATGAGCCTCCAGGAACAGCCCGCCACAG ATGCTGACATCAGCCTGGAGGAGGCAGAATTTAACTGGGAAGAATATCTGGAGGAGACTGGATGCATTGCTGCTCCTCACAGTTTCTTCAAACAT GTGGACACATCTCTGAAGAATGGCTTGTCTCCAGGAATGAGGTTAGAGGTCCCTCACAGAACAGAATCTCAGGTTTACTGGATTGCCAACATCATCACCACATGTGGGAAGCTGCTTCTTCTAAGATATCTTGGCTGTGGGGAAGACAGGTCCTCTGATTTCTGGTGTGACATTGTTACCTCTGACCTTCATCCCATTGGCTGGGCTCAGCAGAACGGAAAGTCCCTGAGACCACCAGAAG GAATAAGAGAGAAGCTGAAAAATTGGGAGGAATACTTGGCTGAAAATTCAACTGGAGTCGGCAGTGCACCGGCTCATTTACTAGAGGGC CCTCACCGGGGGAAAGACCCTTTGGACCTGTTTGGCCCTGGGTCCAAGCTGGAGCTTCAACACTGTCAGGATTCTCTTGTGGCCTGGCCTGTTAGGGTACTGGAGAATACTGGAGGCAGGCTCAAGCTCCAGTATGAAGGGGCACCTGATTGTGTATGGCTCTTCTATCTCCACCCATTTCTTCACCAGGTCGGATGGGCAGCTCAGCATGAACATGATATGCAACCACCTCAAG CCATATCACACCTGAGGAGTGAAGAGGAGTGGAAGGAAATATTGACCAAGTGGGAAACAGACCCTGGAGACTGTGTACCAGCTGAGTTTTTCCAG GAGCAGCCACCATTACCAATTCATTCCTTCTCGGCAGGGATGAAAGTAGAGGCCTTGGATCAGTCCAACCCATCATACTTTATGCCAGCTACAGTCACTAAG GTGTTCAGTGACCGGTACTTCTTGATTGCGTTTGACGATCTCAGACCTTTGGACTCAAGAACTAGTCGGCTTTTTTTGTGCCACTGTAATAGCACTGAAATCTTCCCTGTTGGCTCAAGTCAGAAGATGGGAGTGCCCCTCCGCCCCCCACCTG GGCACTCAGAGGAGGAATTTGTTTGGGATAAATATTTAACTCAGTGTGATGGTTCAGCTGCTCCTGAGAGTAACTTTCCTATG CCACAGCCACAGAGTGATCATGTCTTCCAGGAACGAATGAAACTAGAGGCTGTCAACCCTTTGCAGCAAGAGGAAATCTGCATAGCTACAGTCACCCAGGTCATGGGCTCTTATATCAGGCTACAGTTGGAAG GCTCTAAGCTGCCCATACCAGAGTGTATTGTGCATGTGGAATCCATGGACATCTTTCCAATGGGGTGGTGTGAGACCAATGGACACCTTCTCTGTGCCCCGCCTCGATCTAaag TAAATCCACCTAAGAAAACGGTTGCCAGTCAGCATGAAAAACC AATCCCAGCCTCTAAGAACCTGAATGGTTTAAGCACAACAGAGTCTGCGCCCTGCAAATTTA ACTCCAACGGGAAGTACCTCTGCCCAAAGATATACTTCAACCACAGATGTTTTTCTGGACCATATCTGAACAAGGGAAGAATAGCAGAATTGCCGAAGTCTGTTGGGCCTGGCAGCTGTGTTTTGGTCTTAAAAGAG GTCCTGTCTTTGCTCATAAACGCTGCTTATAAACCCAGTCGAGTGTTACGGGAACTGGAACTGCAGGAAGATTCTTCATGGTCCCAGCACACGGAAACTATCAAAGCAAA GTATAAAGGGAAGACTTACAGATCCACAGTGGAGCTTGTGAGAACATCAGACCAAGTGCCTGAGTTCTGCCGGAAAACCTGCCTCAAACTGGAATGCTGCCCTAATCTGTTTGGACCTTTAATGGTGCTGGACCAGTGTTCAGAAAATTGCTCTGTTTTAACAAAGACAAAGTACA CTCATTATTATGGGAAGAGACGTGGAAAGAACCTTACCAATCCTACAGGGATTCTGCGAAGCATTGAAGCTGCACTGAAAAAGCCTGCTAAGAAAAGGAGAAGGAGGAAAAATTTCTTTGTGCATAAAAAGAAGCGCATGTCAACTTCAGTGGATAACACACCTGGAGGGAGCCCGCAG GGGAGTgatgaagaagaggaagaggaaggtgAAGAAGATTCCCCCAGTGAGGGAAGCATCCAGGAACAGTCAGAAATTTCAGGGAAGGGCTCCTCCTCCACATCCCCTACTCGGAGTGAACGCTCCCTAAacacagagaagaaaaaaagcCATCCGTTCTCAGACAATGAGAAATTACTCATGACAAAG GACATTCGGATAGAGCTGAGGGAACCTCTTATACTGGACAGTAGTCCTTTGGATTGGACTGTCAATGACGTTATCCAGTACATCAAATCCACAGACTGTGCTAACTTGGCAAAGCACTTTCAGGAACAG